In Leptospira saintgironsiae, the DNA window CTCGAACCTAAGTGCAAATCAGAATTCTTTTTGTTTTAGAAAAGCAAATGACGATCAGAGAATTTCCCAAAAGATGGCAGAAAATCCGGATACTCGCTTCCATGAGCACTCCAAAATACAAATTCCAAATCAAGGTCCCAGGAACTTCCGCTAATTTAGGTTCTGGTTTTGATCTATTGGGATTGGCATTCCAAATTTATAACGAGTTCAGTTTTGAATTCGGAAAAACTCCAGAGTTCACAAGAAAGATCAAAGGATCTTCTGCTCCTGTATTTACAGATGAAGAGGATTTAGTTTTACAATCTTATAAAACGTATTTTTCTGTATTTGTATCTTCACAAACCAAGTCATCCTCTTCTCCAATTCCTTATTCTGTGACTATGGAGCTTGGACTTCCTTTAAAAGGCGGTTTAGGTTCCAGTGCGAGTGCAGTTGTTGCGGGTTTTTCCGCTGCAAGGTTTGCACAAGAGAAATATTTCCCTGAAACAAAACTTCCGAGTGAGTCTGAGTTCTTATACCAACTCGCTTTATTAGAAGGTCACCCTGATAATACAACTCCTGCCTATTTAGGTGGATTTGTTTTCTCTTATTTTGCAGAAGAGAAACTTTATTATTTTAAGAGAAAGTTCCCTAAGAATGTACATTGTTTCTTTCTCATTCCTGAATTGGAGATCTCAACCAATCATTCCAGAAAATGCCTTCCGGATACTTATCCTGTTTCTGATATTATTTTTAATTTGAGTAGAATGTCTACTTGGTGGGAATTTTTAGAATCAGGAGAACCAGGACTTCTCAAGAGAGCATTAGAAGATAAGATCCATACTCCTTATAGAATGAATTCAGAATTTCCTCTTTTACCTCTTGTACAAGAAATTGAAAAGTCTGCGATAGGTATTTCTCTTTCAGGAAGTGGTCCTGCGGTCCTTGTTTATACTAGAAGGAAAGATTCCAAAAGATTGGAGAAAAAATTCTCTGAACTTACAAAACAATTTTCTGAAAAATCAGGAATAACCTGTAGGTTAGTGCGTCTTTCTCCTGACATGAATGGAGCTAGACTTTCTTTTAAGAAGATATCTTAATCTTCTTCCGAAGACTTTTCCTTTCCGAAAGAATAGAGTCCTTTTTTGTCTCTGTATCTGGTAGAAAGTCCAGGATGGATTTTTGCGACGGAGAATACGAATCTCATTCTTTCTTTTCCAAGCTTATTCACAAAAAAGTTAGAAGTAATCCCTATCTCGAAGTATTGGGTCATACGATCCTTGATGATCTTATCAGATATTCTAAAGGATGCGGTTTGTCCTATGATCTCGTGGCTTTCCAATTTTTCCTGGGATTCCATTTTGGCAAAATGCTGCATACGAGGCGGTTTCATAATCGCAGGGCCAGAACGGTTAATTAGAATATCATAATCTTCCGTATCTTTTCCTTTTTTTAATACGAATACTAGATGATCGTCTTGGATGGATTTGCAAAGGGTAGCAATGTCTCCATAGACTTGGCCTACTGAAAATTTATAAATTCGTGTGCTTTCCGGAACTACTATCTCGTAGGTATCTCCTTCGTCAGGAGGGTCCATTTGGCCTGGACGTGTTTTAGCTGCGTACGGGCGAAGTACTTCCCAATAAAAAAAGAATCCCATTCCTGAAACTGCAATGAGTGACAGGACGCCTAAGGCTATATCAAGCTTGGGTGAAAATACAAGACCTAACTCAAAAGACAAGTGTTAGCCTTTTAAATCTATCTTACCGCGACCGGTTTTCGTTTCTGAAACGGAGCTAAATCTGGAACTAACGATCATAGATAATAGATCTTTCATTTGTTCCGGACTGATTACTTGGCTCATTCTTTCTTCTGCGCTTACTGGACTAGGTTTCATTACCAATTCATCTGCTTTGGGTTCGTTTTTCAGTTTGATTCCTTTCCAATCGGCAGGATGGATTTCCAGCACATCTCCGATCGGTTCTTGCTCGGGTTTTGTTTCTTTCTGTACCGGGGACCAAGTCACCGGATACTGTCCCGAATGTATCCCATTTACGTTCATAAACCTAAACCTCCGTTTTCAGGTCTCTATTAATTCCTATCGGAAATACGTTCCCTTGCTTAATTTTTTTTCGAAATAATTCTTATATAAGCCTGAATTTGGAGGTTTTTTTTCCAATGGATTTAGGCGGATCTCTGCCTTTTTCACCCCCCGAATTATTCGTTTGCCTCCCATACTCAGCTTTCTAAATTGGCTGGTAGGGGAGCTTTTCCCCCTTTGGTAAGGATATTATGTCTGAAGAAACTTCTTCCACTCTCTTAGATCGTGTTTTCGGTCCGAAATTCAAGGAGGCACTTCCTTGGATCTTTTTAGGTTATTTTTTAATATCTATCGCAATTATCGTAAAACTTTCGATACCAGAACATTATATGAGAGTTGGGACTTTTGGGTTCTATACAATCTCTGATATCAAAAAGGATAATCCTTCTGCGTATCGCAAGTATCTGCAAGAAAACAACCAGCAGATGTATAGAATGTTCTCCCAACTTGCTTCTCAAGAAATCCTAAAAAAAGAAGCGGCTGCTAAAGGAATTCCTGTAGAAGAGCTTACTAAATTCGGAAGAAATTACGAGCCTGTTCAAGACGAAGTAATCGCAGCTTATAATCAGTTCAAAGAAGAACCTGGCTTAAAGGGAAAACCTTTCGCTGCAGTCCAAGGCGAGATCGTAAAATATTTAAAAGCAGTCCAAGCAGATCGAGAAAGACAAGCATTCTTTGGA includes these proteins:
- the thrB gene encoding homoserine kinase; translated protein: MSTPKYKFQIKVPGTSANLGSGFDLLGLAFQIYNEFSFEFGKTPEFTRKIKGSSAPVFTDEEDLVLQSYKTYFSVFVSSQTKSSSSPIPYSVTMELGLPLKGGLGSSASAVVAGFSAARFAQEKYFPETKLPSESEFLYQLALLEGHPDNTTPAYLGGFVFSYFAEEKLYYFKRKFPKNVHCFFLIPELEISTNHSRKCLPDTYPVSDIIFNLSRMSTWWEFLESGEPGLLKRALEDKIHTPYRMNSEFPLLPLVQEIEKSAIGISLSGSGPAVLVYTRRKDSKRLEKKFSELTKQFSEKSGITCRLVRLSPDMNGARLSFKKIS